Genomic window (Chryseobacterium bernardetii):
TCATTGTGATTACAGATAATTTTAAAAAGTTCGAACATCATAAGCAACTCATTGCTTTTGTAGGATTCAGTCCTCGGATTTATGAAAGCGGAAGCAGTGTGAGAGGACGCTCAAGTATTTGTAAGATGGGTAAATCTCAGATCAGAAAGCTATTGTATCTATGCAGCTGGTCAGCCAAACGCTGGAATAAAAAATGTAAAGAAATGTATGAAAGACTTATCACAAAAGGAAAAGCAGAAAGAGTGGCAAAGATAGCTCTTGCCAATAAACTCTTAAAACAAGCATTTGCTATCGGAAAGAATAAAGAAAAATATAGAGAAGATTTTTGTTAAATAATTTGCTTTTTAACACAGATCATTCTGAGTATAACAGAGGTTCCTCTTTCGCCTGAATGATAAACACCTCTCGCTCAAAACTCAAATTCTTTTTCTTCAGGAGATTGATTTTTTCATGGTGATTACTTTCCCTATCCAATATCCTAAAGAAGGAAGAATAAAGGATAATATAACAGGTAATACAAGTGCAAAACCGCTTCTATCCAGCGTTACAATTAAAGGGAATAAATAGCCGTTGTATATAATTAAAGCCAGCGTAAAAATAAAACTGTCACCACTACTGGTTGAAAGAATATTAAAATTATTCCCAAACTGATCAAACAGCCCAGACATTACAAAGAACAAAACATTGATAAAAAACATCCAAAGAGCAGACCTGTACGTTTTGTTTTGTCTTGCACCAAGGTATCCTGCCAAGATTAAAAGAAGCGACATAAGTGCAGAAACAAAATAATCTGTAAGGGTAACATCTGTCTCACTTCCGCCTTTTCCAAAGAAATAAATAGCATATACCAATACATTCAGAAGATAGATAACAGTCACGTAATTCATAAGGACAAAAGTTTAGTATTATAATCAGTACTGCCTTTCAAGTACATCATAGTGAATGGTATCTGATATTTTTTCCATTTCCGGATCTTTATCATGAAGCGGTACAGGAATATAGCTTGAGAAAGTTATTGTTTTGTCTTTATTTAAGGTTACGGCCACCTCTTCCAGGATATTTTTCTCATCTGCATAAAACTGAATCCTGTTATCTACAATCTTCCAGAAAGAAAGTCTCGGTTCTGAAGGCCTACAGTTTCCTACTTCTCCTTCTATATAGTTATACACTGCAAAACCATCTTCCCTGATAGCATAATTCCTCATTAATCTGCAGTTATCGAAATCTTTAACAACTTTCTTTTTTCCTTCATAAAATCCGGATTCTTTTAACTTCCAGAATCCTACAACATCTTCTTTTTTAAGATTTTGCGCATTCACCAAAGAGGTAAAAGCTAAAGCAGAAAAAAACGTTAATCTCTTCATTATTTTTTCTTTTTAATCTTAGGGCTTTTAGGAGCTTTATCCTTGTCTTCTCCCACTTCAATAAGTCCCATAGACATCATATAGGCCGGATCACCATGTTTCTCCCCCTCCTTTCCAGGCTTCAAAAGCTTTTTCACGAAGTCCTAAAACATGGAAAAGTTCTATCAGTTCCAGATGGGTTTCAGCTTTTCCCCTTTAATTTTTTCAAGGTCATCAAAAAACCGGGAGTATACTCCATCATCTTTAGCTCAAAAGCATTGAGACAAGCTTTAGCCAGGCCCTGGCTACAAAAGTCTTCACTAATTCTGATATAATCATTAGTATTTGAAATCGGCTTCCTGAGCCAACATACTGCCGCTTATAAAAACAGCAGAAATGAATACGAATAATTTTTTCATCAATTAAACTTTCCTTTTCTTTATCTTTCTAATATAGTGAGGTTTCTGGCGGGCGGCTTCGCCGCCCCGCCAGAAACCCAGCATTCATCTACTTAAATCTTTTCTTAAAACTGAACTTAAGCCTGTTCATCAGACCGGGTTCTATAATATCAATTCCCAGTCCG
Coding sequences:
- a CDS encoding lipocalin-like domain-containing protein yields the protein MKRLTFFSALAFTSLVNAQNLKKEDVVGFWKLKESGFYEGKKKVVKDFDNCRLMRNYAIREDGFAVYNYIEGEVGNCRPSEPRLSFWKIVDNRIQFYADEKNILEEVAVTLNKDKTITFSSYIPVPLHDKDPEMEKISDTIHYDVLERQY